The Salvia splendens isolate huo1 chromosome 20, SspV2, whole genome shotgun sequence nucleotide sequence AGTATAAATGATACATTTATATCAAATAGATTGTGCTGATACATAACATTCACAGGAGGAGTTCCATCGGAAATAGGGAATCTTTCAAGGCTAGAGATATTAAATATTGACAGTGCTTCTCTAACAAGGGATATCCCATTTTCAATCTCCAACATGTCCTTGACAGTATTGAGTTTATCTGACAATAGTTTGACAGGAAGTATCCCAATTTGCCAAAATCTTCAGCAATTGTATCTTGATAACAACAAGTTCACAGGTACTTGCTTCATCGAATCAATTTTATGATATGCATTTACGGATCTCAAGCAATGGGAAAATTATATCGAAAATTGAAAACTTTAATCTGGTTCGGttaattcttatattttttatacaaatattcatcattataataattttctttttgcattatttttatgataaccaaacaaaaaaataaaattttttatgtacaattatgatatatataaatgaataaGACCAGATGAAAACTTTACCTAAaagctattaattaaatttatttttttaaaaaaattatgttttgttGTTTTAGATTTTAAATTTAGCTATTTTTTGCAATTCTATTAAGGGCAAAATAgtctatttatacaaaaaagTTATTACCAttaatagatatttatttatagtgGCTCTAGTGGATTATGATTAATGCAAAACTCAATCTTAATATAAAAACGCAGAACCAAAGCATACGGAGGTTATTATTAGGCcattgttagtttattttttggTCATTCTAATAAGGATgacataaaataatttaaaaataaccCAAACCGGGATTCTATAAAATAACTTGAAACTGAGAGCTTCCgtgttttttgttaattattgtcCATCTGATTGGCAAATCGTTCTGCATTTCATTTCTGTAATAAGatgcatttttgttttgatcacTTTCCGTCcacaaatattatttttcttagaaAATGATGACTTATAGAGCTTTGTATGAAGAATAACATCTGCTCTTGAAGGACTTATTCCTCTAAATATCTGGAAGTGCAAAAATCTTGAGATCTTGAACTTAAACATCAACAATCTCAGTGGCAACATCCCTCATACAATTGGAAATATGAGCATGCTTAGAGAGTTGGGCTTGGGTTTGAACCATTTCACAGGTATTAGTTATATATGATACTTTCaacacttttttatttttcaacacTTTTTTATGATAACGAAAATTCTTTATCAAATATTATCCcatttaagaaaattaaaaaaaaaacaagtaggAATTTTGTTCAATTTGACAAAATATCATCAATATGTAGATGAATTGCAAGTTATGTTTAAATTATTACTATATCTCTTAGAGTACGTAGAAtaaggtactccctccgtcctaactaagttgagtcaaaaatTTTGGACACAAATATTaaaattgtattgaaaagtagaagaaaagaataaatagaaaagataaaagagagagtaaagtaggtaatggaataaaataagattaattgaatgttttatttgttATACTTCATATATTAAATGTATATGTGTGACACATCCTAACTCTAAATAAATGCAAAACGCAAAACACATGTCAGTCCATTGGATCTTGTGGTCTAACGGTTAGATTAAGCCTtatgtcatctaataatgtagatttttagtcTAATGATGAACTCCCTTCATCTCACTTTCAGAGTcccatttgagttcggcacgggttttaagaaatgtatagGAAAGTTGATGTAAAAAGCTAGTAGAATGTGTGTCTTACTATtatatactattagttttataataaaatatgagtagaaaaaaattagtggagtGTGAGTCCTATTACCATTTGTGGAATATTCTAACCGGGACTCTTAAAGTGAGACACCCAAAGATGGTAAACcgaactcctaaagtgggacggagggagtagtttttgagtctaataatataatttttttagtctaataatatagttcgggtaataatgtagatttttagtttaataatgtagctcgactattattatcacaaccatccaatttaATGATTAAATAGATGTGATTTGTGTTGTATCTTACGCTTCAAGGTGTAAGGACCTTAATGCACCCAATAATAGCTACTATTTATTTATAGGGTCTACAATTAGTATTTTGCTTTGAAAATGATGACTTATACAGCTTTGTATTAAGAATAACACATGCTCTTGAAGGACTTATTCCTCCGAATATCTGGAAGTGCAAAAATCTTGAGATCTTGGAGTTAGGCTTGAACAATTTTAGTGGCAACATCCCTCGTACAATTGGAAATATGAGCATGCTTAGAGGGTTGGGCTTGGCTTGGAACCATTTCACAGGTATTAGTTATACATGATACTTTCAACACTTTTTATTATAATGAAAAGACTAAAGTCCTAggatggtccttaacatattgtgttttttttttattttggtccaaaacattatcttttgaattattcggtcccttacatttgaaatcggatcacatttggtccattttggacggtaccgtcaaatttttgacggttttaattaccgggtcacaaatccgtcactaactgaGAGAAACTGATctgtcacaaatccgtcactaatccgcgCGAGAACACGGTGCGGCCGTTGTGGTTGAGGGAATTCCACAGTAGGGTTTCGTGGCTAAGCCCGAAGACGAGGAGGTTGCAGGAGGCGGCGCAGCGGCGGAGCATGGCGGCGACGGTGTTCAGCTCGTCGGCGGACATGTGGCAGGTGGAGGAGGCTTTGAGGGCGGCTTAGTGGAGAAGCGCATCGAAGACGGAGTTGGGGAGGCTGGATTTGGAATTCTAGGCCGGCGGCGTCCCTGGTGATGAGGAGGGTGAAGGCGAaggtgaagatgaagaagaggacGAAGACGAAGAGCCACGCATGGTGGGAAGGCCCCGCCAGCTCTCCGTGGTGGAGAACGATGAACTCCGTCAAAAATTTGCCGaatcagtttctcccaattagtgacggatcagtttctcccagttaatgacggatttgtgacccgataattaaaaccgtcaaaaatttgacggaaccgtccaaaatggaccaaatgtgatccgatttcaaatgtgagggaccgaataattcaaaagataatgttttggaccaaaataaaaaaaacgcaatatgttaaggaccattttgggactttagtatAATGAAATTTCTTTATCAAATACTATCCCGttaagaaaattaaagaaaacaagtaggatttttttttcaatttgataAAATATCATCAATATGCAAGTTCTGTTTAAATTATTACTATATCAGTTAGAGTACGTATAATAACTTGCTATTTATATTAATAGAATTTATATATGTTAAATGTTACTATCTTATTTATGTTGACATGTACCGCAGGTGAATTACCACAGGAGATTGGCTCTCTACTAATGCTTGAGACTTTCAACGTGTTTAACAATTCCTTATATGGATTAATCCCATCTTCCATATTCAACATCAACTTTGAagaatttacaaattacatataatGACTTTTCAGGTACTCTTCCATTGGATTTGGGGAACTCACAAATCAATCTTGAAAAGCTTCTTTTGAGTTCTAACAGACTCAGTGGCTCAATTCCAAGCACTATCGCCAATGCTTCTAAACTTACCATCTTGGAGATGAATGGAAACTCATTTAGTGGCTCTATACCCCAATTAGGTAATTTGAAGCTCCTAAAATCACTTGTCCTTTCGGAAAACAATTTGAGTGGAGCAGAATTCACTACTCAGGAATTAAcatttctctcttcattaactaaTTGTCGACATTTGAAGTACTGCAGCATCATAGATGTCATTCCTTCTGAATTAGGAACATGAAGAAACTCCAAAGACTATATCTTGTTGGCAATCAATTGGTAGGGTCTATCCCTAACGAACTTTGCCAAATGAATCATTTGGGGGAGTTGGACCTAAGCATGAACATGCTTGTGGGTCCCATACCTGAATGCTTAGGTGATGTTAAATCCTTGAGAATGATCAACTTAGGCTCCAACCAATTGAATTCAACCATCCCTCCTAACTTGTGGGTTCTCACTGACCTTCTAACTTTGAGCTTGTCCTCCAATCATTTGAGCGGTCAATTGTCATCTCAACTTGGCAATTTCAAGTTGCTTAGCTCTTTGGACTTGTCTTCTAATCAATTTTCAGGTGATATTCCCACCTCAATTGATGGTTGCCAAACACTAGACTTTCTTAACTTATCAAATAATTTTCTCAGTGGATCCATTCCTCAATCCTTGGTAAGGGTTAAGGGTTTGAAAACATTGGATTTATCTTACAACAATCTTTCTGGATCAATACCCAAGTCCTTAGAAGACCTAAGTTGTCttgaaaattttaatgtttCCAACAACAGACTGGAAGGGAGAATTCCAGATGGCGGTTGTTTTCGTAACTTCAGTGCACCGTCTTTTGCCAACAACTTAGCTTTGTGTGGTCAAATAATGTTTCAAGTTCTAGCCTGCACAGAAAGCCATCATATATCATGGTTAAAGAAACTCATGGTGTCATTAGTGATTTTAGTTGTCATTGTGGCGATTGCATTGCTTGCTTTCATAAGGATGTGTAAACAGAAAAAAGTAGCCCTCTCGGTTCATTTTTCAGCACAAATTACTGAATGCATAGGAATTCCTTACAATGAACTTGAACGAGGAACGAGTTCATTTAGTGAAACCAACCTACTTGGAAGAGGTAGCTTTGGTTCTGTATTCGAAGCAACACTTTCGGATGGGTTGAAAGTTGCAGTAAAAGtgttcaacttagaactacaaGGAGCAGCAAGGAGCTTCGGTGTTGAAAGTTCTATATTGAGTAGCATTCGACACAGAAATTTAGTTCGGGTTATTGGATATTGTTGTAATATGAACTTTAAAGCATTGATTCTCACATACATGCCAAATGGGAACTTGGATCAATGGTTGCATTCCAAGAATTATAGGGTGGATCTTATACAGAGGTTGAAAATAGCAATAGACGTTGCGGCCGCCTTGGAATATCTTCATCACGGTCATACATTCCCAATTGTTTACTGCGATATAAAGCCAAGCAATGTGTTGCTTGATCAAGACATGGTTGCCCATCTTGCTGATTTTGGCATTTCCAAGCTTTTCGATGAAGGGGAAACTAtcattcaaacacaaacactggCAACTATCGGTTATGCAGCACCAGGTATGCATGATTATAAGCTTTCCAACTTAAATTTCATCATGTGTTAATGTTTTACCTAATCCTAACAAAAAGTTGAATGCATGTGATACTATTAGAGTTTGGAATGGAAGGGAAAGTATCATCAATAAATGGAGATGTATATAGTTTTGGGATACTTGTGCTGGAGATGTTTACCGGAAAGAGGCCAACGGATGATATGTTCGATGAAGAAAGAAGCTTAAAACAGTGGGTAAGTGAAGCATTAGAGGAAAATACCGCAACTCAAGTGATGGCGTCTGATTTGTTGTCAATGGAAGATCAGCATTACTCTGCCAAGGAGAAATGCATGTTATCAACATTTGAATTGGCAATGAAATGTTTAGCTGTTTCAGCAGACGAAAGGATCAATATGATTGAAGCAGCGGCTGCTCTGCACAAGATTTATGCAACATTTGTAGCAGGAACTCAATGGCGCCGTCCATGAGATTTTCCCGCCAAATCTCCACCACATTCGGCGTCATTTTGTAGCCGCCATCAGCCCATGCCTCCACCCGGTGATTCGTCTACCTCTAGGCGCTAGCTACATGCCACGCTGAGAGGTAGATCTTCATCCTTATGGTGATTCGATTTGAATTTTTGTTGTTAATAATTTTAAAGTATTGTAACTAATGTTTTCTTTAGTTTGATATCTATAATATATTTAAGATGAACATTATGCTAGTATAGCTTGTAGATATGGCTTTATGAATGTGGTTGTGGATGAGTGCCGCTTTTCATTTCCAAGTTTCATCccaattaaagtcttttatctcgtatTCTGATTATTTGCCTAATTTCGATCATTCGGGTGCGAGACCAGCTAGCCGCTTGCTCGACTCCTCGTACCTTCTCGGAGAACCGTGGCAATTAACTCCCGAGATTTGAATAAATGCGCATGTTCTCAAATTACATATTCCGGGGCTTAGGATAACTTCACCCATTAATTATTTCGggaattaatttaaatagtCCCGAATAAATCAATTATTGTCGGCCCAAATTTTTATAGAATTAAATTCCCAAAATTAATCTGGCCCAGAAATTAATTTAAGTTGGCCCAAAGGATTGGAAGCCCAAAACTGAATTAAAACGCCCATTTAATCAGAGAAGAATAGACTATGGTTGGATATTAGTACCTAGTTAGCAATTTCTCCTATGATTGCTTGTTTCTCACTTGAATCTATTGTTAGGAATTTGGGAGTAGAAGTGTTTGTGTAATTGTGTATGTAACATCTTGTGATAGTAGATTGTGTGAGATTTTGAGTGATGgaaaaagtataattaaaataatgtgGAAATTAAATGACAATAATTTGGatttatgtggattaattggCTTAATTGGCAATTATGGAAATTAAATTGGTATTGACTGTGGTTAAATTGCAGGATTAAAAGCAGATTCAGAACTCTGCTCTGGAGAGGAGCAGAAAAGAAGATTTGGGCTTAAGGATTTCAACTCTGTTCCATTGATAAATAATGAccaaattatgatttaattgtTGTAATTAAATCAGGCTCAGAGACGTGTAGAATTAATTAATTCTCGACTTTTATTTGCTTATGGCCCAAAGCCTAATTGTTATTCAAACTTGGGAAGGCCCAAGTGTAATTACATGCTTTTTATTAATCAATTTTATCGCCCTTTTCCCGTACAATCTTAATCGCACGAAGTTAATTAGTACTCCACATCAATTTTAAAGCCAAAGAATTTCACTTAATATGGTTTATCGCATCAGGTGATGCATGATCTTAAGCTTTCCCTTCTTAAATTAAAAATGGTAAACCTTTTGCAAATTAAAAGAAGGAACCACAATTTCTAATTCTTCATTCTTCGTTCTCCATTCTTCATTCTTCATTctccatcttcattctccattcTCCATTCTCCATTTTCCATCTTCATTTTGAGGCTCCATCTTCTAAGATTGACAATTTTATATGTAACAAGATATGCCAAGTTGGGAAGCTTTtaaacatcaattataaaaatgatttgTAATTACTTTCAAATACTCAAGAAGTCTTATCTAATCCTTTTGTTTTTATGTAACATCATTATTAACTAATCATCAATTTAGATAAAtgagaaaattttaataaaataaaagttaaatGCCAATGGCTCTCCACGACGTCCACTCGCAGGCTCAATCCCCACCACGTGAAGCTCGACGAGATGAGACCGACCCATTTTGGCTCGTCCATTGCGAGTGCTCCTATAAATCATATCAATGCAATAAATCCGTTGCGAGTGCTTCTATAAATTATATCAATGCAATAAATCCAATTTCAATCCTCAAAACGTGGGGGACACGTTTAACCAGCCAACCCTAATAGACTAACTCAGTTTATTTTATTAGACTATTTGAGTCGATCCCCGGATTTCGAATTGAATTGATATCCTTGATTTAAAATCCAGATTTCCACTGCCAAGACTATTATGAAAAAAAGTacctagtattttttttggagAAGTGCAAACAAACCGTCACGACGTTTACATACTATCAATCCAATTTCAACCCCACAAAACGTTGGGGGACACAATGCAGTGATACATATTTATACATTAGTTAGGTGACAcacttggattttacatggttttagagggtgattttgtatgaatttgatcatatttcatctattattaggcgtgtttaCATCTACTTTTGTATTATGTTGGTATAttgaccattttgttaagaatgtgtagaaaaatgtgcaaaataggtggatgtgcagcagtcTTGGCATGAGACAATTTTACtggagattttgaagtccaatcaacccccaatgcacatcattctcttcgtcttcgaaagagcttcgcgtaggtacctcacacgcccgaATCgaagttcggatgagagagata carries:
- the LOC121782037 gene encoding putative receptor-like protein kinase At3g47110 — translated: MKKLQRLYLVGNQLVGSIPNELCQMNHLGELDLSMNMLVGPIPECLGDVKSLRMINLGSNQLNSTIPPNLWVLTDLLTLSLSSNHLSGQLSSQLGNFKLLSSLDLSSNQFSGDIPTSIDGCQTLDFLNLSNNFLSGSIPQSLVRVKGLKTLDLSYNNLSGSIPKSLEDLSCLENFNVSNNRLEGRIPDGGCFRNFSAPSFANNLALCGQIMFQVLACTESHHISWLKKLMVSLVILVVIVAIALLAFIRMCKQKKVALSVHFSAQITECIGIPYNELERGTSSFSETNLLGRGSFGSVFEATLSDGLKVAVKVFNLELQGAARSFGVESSILSSIRHRNLVRVIGYCCNMNFKALILTYMPNGNLDQWLHSKNYRVDLIQRLKIAIDVAAALEYLHHGHTFPIVYCDIKPSNVLLDQDMVAHLADFGISKLFDEGETIIQTQTLATIGYAAPEFGMEGKVSSINGDVYSFGILVLEMFTGKRPTDDMFDEERSLKQWVSEALEENTATQVMASDLLSMEDQHYSAKEKCMLSTFELAMKCLAVSADERINMIEAAAALHKIYATFVAGTQWRRP